A window of the Azospirillum formosense genome harbors these coding sequences:
- a CDS encoding response regulator transcription factor — protein MSAMTEAAVARVALVDDDDLFRESLSLNLADEGYEVITFDRGEPALDFFAEGGSVDIVLLDWRMPKMDGIDVLRQMRSRGIDLPVIFLTVLSDQIYEEAALAGGALDFVEKSRSLSILLKRMRLIVDGSKGTPEEAEGPKESVYALGNLDLRLDNSRALWNGKRIDLTLTEFNIVKLMATRPEEDVSYREIYDLVHGKGFLAGYGPSGYRANVRAFIKRIRQKFRVVDAEFDCIENYPGFGYRWGNGTGGTGRTRDDDADVMADGAAAD, from the coding sequence ATGTCCGCAATGACTGAGGCCGCCGTCGCCCGCGTGGCGCTGGTCGACGACGACGACCTGTTCCGCGAATCCCTCAGCCTCAACCTCGCCGACGAGGGGTATGAGGTCATCACCTTCGACCGTGGCGAACCCGCGCTCGACTTCTTCGCCGAGGGCGGTTCGGTGGACATCGTCCTGCTGGACTGGCGCATGCCGAAGATGGACGGCATCGACGTCCTGCGCCAGATGCGCTCCCGCGGCATCGACCTGCCGGTGATCTTCCTCACCGTGCTGTCGGACCAGATCTACGAAGAGGCCGCCCTGGCCGGCGGCGCGCTCGACTTCGTCGAGAAGTCGCGCAGCCTGTCGATCCTGCTGAAGCGCATGCGCCTCATCGTGGACGGCTCCAAGGGCACGCCGGAAGAGGCCGAGGGGCCGAAGGAATCCGTCTACGCGCTGGGCAATCTCGACCTGCGCCTGGACAACAGCCGCGCCCTGTGGAACGGCAAGCGCATCGACCTGACGCTGACCGAGTTCAACATCGTCAAGCTGATGGCGACCCGTCCGGAAGAGGATGTGTCCTACCGCGAGATCTACGACCTCGTGCATGGCAAGGGCTTCCTGGCCGGCTACGGCCCGTCGGGCTACCGCGCCAACGTCCGTGCCTTCATCAAGCGCATTCGCCAGAAGTTCCGCGTGGTGGATGCCGAGTTCGACTGCATTGAGAACTATCCGGGCTTTGGCTACCGCTGGGGCAACGGCACCGGTGGCACGGGCCGCACGCGCGACGACGACGCGGATGTGATGGCCGATGGCGCTGCTGCCGATTGA